From the Leptospira sp. WS60.C2 genome, one window contains:
- a CDS encoding response regulator, producing MDKILIIDDEEDIRIALKRVLSREGYQIELSDSASDAIKRIESGELFSLVISDILMSGMSGIDFTKFVAEKNINLPVILITGNPNLSSAEAAIRYHAYEYISKPVDRTQLLSVVKRALEVKNQKDSDLEKLMLSEKLEKALRTQNLDLNRQNAAILNATSDAVITINNKLVIVSANKASFDMFRYHSPLDIIGQNVRILFTENKMQKYMDQVSHVLSQEPNKSTLQLSDVTLQRSDSSTFIADIAICSYSLDGDSYYTGVIRDVTQKKVMVEQLIHSERRAFLSIVAASIGHEINNSLTAIQGFVEMASRENADLMLKDRALKVTLNQTEKLRALTSNLLQLGKSVKPNMEKTEILNLNSEIESVLQVFKETSKLKYCQIKRNQTEGNIPIRMNSDQFALLLSNILLNAADATNNIGTIEIKSYLEDQKGHLIISDDGEGMSPETLEKIYEPYFTTKELGKGTGLGMFVVKQILDHFEIQLEIESLPGKGSKFHFIFPKASEI from the coding sequence ATGGATAAAATTTTAATTATCGATGATGAAGAAGACATTCGTATCGCTTTAAAACGTGTATTATCACGAGAAGGATACCAAATTGAACTTTCAGATTCAGCATCCGACGCAATCAAAAGAATTGAATCAGGAGAATTATTTTCTCTTGTGATTTCAGATATTTTAATGTCTGGCATGTCGGGTATCGACTTTACTAAGTTTGTTGCCGAAAAAAATATAAATCTCCCTGTCATCCTAATTACAGGAAATCCAAACTTATCATCTGCAGAAGCTGCTATTCGTTATCATGCATATGAATATATCTCAAAACCAGTTGATCGAACTCAACTGTTATCTGTTGTCAAACGAGCCTTAGAAGTAAAAAACCAAAAAGATTCTGATTTAGAAAAACTGATGTTGTCAGAAAAATTAGAAAAGGCTCTACGCACTCAAAATTTAGATTTAAATAGACAAAATGCTGCTATCTTAAATGCAACATCAGATGCCGTCATCACAATCAATAACAAACTTGTGATTGTATCCGCAAATAAAGCTAGCTTTGATATGTTTCGATATCATTCCCCACTTGATATCATTGGGCAAAATGTTCGTATTCTCTTCACTGAAAATAAAATGCAGAAATATATGGATCAAGTATCCCATGTCTTGAGCCAGGAACCCAACAAATCAACTTTACAACTATCAGATGTTACACTGCAAAGATCAGATTCATCGACATTCATTGCCGATATTGCGATATGTTCTTATAGTTTGGATGGAGATTCTTATTACACAGGTGTAATTCGTGATGTCACTCAAAAGAAAGTAATGGTGGAACAACTCATACACTCAGAAAGAAGAGCATTTTTGTCGATTGTTGCCGCAAGTATTGGGCACGAAATCAATAACTCATTAACTGCGATCCAAGGGTTTGTGGAAATGGCATCACGCGAAAATGCTGATTTAATGCTTAAAGATCGTGCGTTAAAAGTAACACTCAACCAAACGGAAAAACTAAGAGCTCTGACGTCCAACCTTTTACAATTGGGAAAGTCTGTAAAACCAAACATGGAAAAGACGGAAATTCTCAATCTTAATTCAGAAATTGAGTCAGTATTACAAGTTTTCAAAGAAACGTCAAAATTGAAATACTGTCAGATCAAAAGAAACCAAACGGAAGGAAACATTCCAATTCGAATGAATTCGGATCAGTTCGCATTACTTCTTTCCAATATTTTATTAAATGCAGCTGATGCGACAAACAATATTGGAACCATCGAAATTAAATCTTACTTAGAAGATCAAAAGGGCCACCTAATCATTTCAGATGATGGTGAAGGTATGTCCCCGGAAACCTTAGAAAAAATATACGAACCATATTTTACGACGAAAGAACTCGGAAAAGGTACTGGGCTTGGAATGTTTGTTGTAAAACAGATTCTGGATCATTTTGAAATCCAATTGGAAATTGAATCTTTACCTGGAAAAGGATCCAAATTTCATTTTATTTTTCCTAAGGCTTCCGAAATCTAG
- a CDS encoding nitrogen regulation protein NR(II) codes for MLETKILKLSRLLSYSSNPFLFVDLKSQNILFCHEELNEQLGTIVSIPSRIESIIDDSSQFMSLLNEKQNQNTKFPINLVRNDGEKIPAIVHFYSLSEYFESNPELYVIYFEWKSKIQNGLAMNHDALEIPFLKIDLYGYIHYANTRFLDFFSFTLDQIRKKSIFEILSLPEQIRSELVKQNTKYNLEIQSGFGEKQKFQLQSFLIPTVLPNTYEINILLLDLSTIQNAENTIKYGEDKLRTFFATINNGFVIVNQEAIILEVAPIFKFLLFQLLAFEVGENIFHYFDIELKTKLTDVLQICIQTQTTQRAEFEYSLLGEEKTFEIKFIPVRRLNPNDKKVMLVFSDITDAKRLDRQLIESMKFASIGEIAAGLAHEINNPLQSALLYLDDLIAVDETDPIERRNILKKIESANLRIRDLVKALLDLGRMESPNRDFVSPYYILVRTSELVEVSCRKKNILFTRHAGPNLPGIFVRWQEIEQVLINCVVNSINALSEMEKPKENPKIELGIDFVRSQTKDWVVFSVEDNGPGIDDDTLEKVFLPLFTTRRNKQGTGLGLSISKKIIAEHGGEIYIKTKKGVGTKVEIFLPAHTDENG; via the coding sequence ATGTTAGAAACTAAAATTCTTAAATTATCGCGGCTACTCTCCTATTCCTCGAATCCTTTCCTTTTCGTCGATCTTAAATCCCAGAATATTCTATTTTGCCACGAGGAACTAAATGAACAATTAGGTACAATTGTTTCTATTCCATCTCGAATCGAATCGATCATCGATGATTCTTCCCAATTCATGTCGCTCTTAAACGAAAAACAAAATCAAAATACAAAATTTCCCATTAATCTCGTTCGTAATGATGGGGAAAAAATCCCAGCAATCGTTCACTTCTATTCCTTATCCGAATACTTCGAATCAAATCCAGAACTCTATGTCATTTATTTTGAATGGAAATCCAAAATACAAAATGGATTGGCAATGAATCACGATGCATTGGAAATACCATTCTTAAAAATTGATTTATATGGATATATCCATTATGCCAATACTAGATTTTTAGATTTTTTTTCGTTTACCTTGGATCAAATTAGAAAAAAATCTATTTTTGAAATTCTATCACTTCCCGAACAGATTCGATCGGAATTAGTAAAACAAAACACAAAATACAATTTAGAAATTCAGTCAGGTTTTGGAGAAAAACAAAAATTCCAATTGCAGAGTTTTTTAATTCCAACCGTACTCCCCAACACTTATGAAATCAACATACTATTGTTAGATTTATCTACAATTCAAAATGCTGAGAACACAATTAAATATGGTGAAGACAAATTAAGAACATTTTTCGCAACGATTAATAATGGATTTGTAATTGTAAACCAAGAAGCAATCATATTGGAAGTTGCACCTATCTTTAAATTCTTATTATTTCAATTACTCGCGTTTGAAGTCGGAGAAAATATTTTTCATTATTTTGATATTGAACTCAAAACAAAACTAACCGATGTTTTACAAATTTGCATTCAAACACAAACAACACAAAGAGCTGAATTTGAGTATTCTCTTTTAGGTGAAGAAAAAACATTTGAAATCAAATTTATCCCTGTCAGAAGACTTAATCCAAATGATAAAAAAGTTATGTTGGTTTTTTCTGATATTACTGATGCCAAACGACTCGATCGACAACTCATTGAATCCATGAAATTTGCTAGTATCGGTGAAATTGCTGCTGGACTTGCTCATGAGATTAACAATCCACTTCAAAGTGCACTTCTCTATTTGGATGATTTAATCGCAGTGGATGAAACAGACCCCATTGAAAGAAGAAACATTCTTAAAAAAATCGAATCTGCCAATTTAAGAATTCGAGATTTAGTAAAAGCATTACTTGATTTGGGAAGAATGGAAAGTCCGAACAGAGATTTTGTTTCGCCTTATTATATCTTAGTAAGAACAAGCGAATTAGTTGAGGTTAGTTGTCGTAAAAAAAACATTCTGTTCACACGACATGCAGGGCCAAATCTACCTGGAATTTTCGTACGTTGGCAAGAAATTGAGCAAGTCCTGATCAATTGTGTAGTAAATTCAATCAATGCACTTTCCGAAATGGAAAAACCTAAAGAGAATCCAAAAATTGAGTTGGGAATTGATTTTGTTCGGAGTCAAACAAAGGACTGGGTGGTATTTTCTGTCGAGGACAACGGGCCAGGCATCGATGATGACACCTTGGAAAAAGTATTTTTACCCTTGTTCACCACTAGGCGTAACAAACAAGGAACTGGATTGGGTCTTTCAATTTCTAAAAAAATTATCGCCGAACATGGCGGTGAAATTTATATCAAAACAAAGAAAGGGGTAGGAACAAAGGTAGAAATCTTTCTTCCTGCTCATACGGATGAAAATGGATAA
- a CDS encoding alpha/beta fold hydrolase has protein sequence MIKLFYRSLYRNYQSQRRKSMKNMGGIPAYVNMGGHRIFYWKFGSGHKKPIVFFHGLLDESFGFRRVVKELLNDGFPLYVFDLPGYGRSKLPQVKYLYQIDVWADLLLECLEKLNLNHVCLVGHSMGGLISQHLVLHDRNKRVEKLILLAPGGIAHPEREKMRKILFPKTEKQVVLLLRYLYGEEFPEPGYLFRHTLVTIWNDKPNEYLQENTLRREDEIFFGSKMKEIKIPTLILAGAEDEITPPFMMEQMKSYIKKSKLVWIPKIRHAIHLEKPDVVAKNIREFYNS, from the coding sequence ATGATTAAACTTTTTTACCGAAGCCTTTATCGAAATTATCAGTCCCAGAGACGTAAATCAATGAAAAATATGGGTGGAATTCCTGCTTATGTCAACATGGGAGGCCATCGAATTTTTTACTGGAAGTTTGGTTCAGGACATAAAAAGCCTATTGTTTTTTTTCATGGGTTACTCGACGAAAGTTTTGGCTTTCGAAGAGTCGTAAAAGAACTGTTAAATGATGGTTTCCCTCTTTATGTTTTTGATTTGCCTGGTTATGGAAGAAGTAAATTACCCCAAGTAAAATACCTTTATCAAATAGATGTTTGGGCTGACCTACTTTTGGAGTGTTTAGAAAAATTAAATTTAAACCATGTTTGTTTAGTCGGCCATTCTATGGGTGGACTTATCTCCCAACATTTGGTGCTCCATGATCGAAACAAACGCGTGGAAAAATTAATTTTACTCGCTCCTGGTGGTATTGCTCACCCTGAAAGGGAAAAGATGAGAAAGATTCTTTTTCCGAAAACAGAAAAACAAGTGGTATTACTTCTTCGTTATCTATATGGGGAGGAGTTTCCAGAACCTGGTTATTTATTTCGTCATACATTGGTTACCATTTGGAATGACAAACCAAATGAATATTTACAAGAGAATACTCTCAGAAGAGAAGATGAAATTTTTTTTGGATCTAAGATGAAGGAAATTAAAATTCCTACTTTGATTCTGGCTGGTGCCGAGGATGAAATCACTCCACCCTTTATGATGGAGCAAATGAAATCTTATATAAAAAAAAGTAAACTAGTTTGGATTCCGAAAATTAGACACGCCATTCATTTGGAAAAACCAGATGTGGTGGCTAAGAATATTAGAGAATTCTATAATTCTTAA
- a CDS encoding ferredoxin: protein MADKSIKQLENVPGKYYVDQTCVPCNDCIKEAPDLLQYNADETHIFFKKQPTNASEEKQAKAAMAMCPVDAIGDDGE, encoded by the coding sequence ATGGCAGATAAAAGTATCAAACAACTAGAGAATGTACCAGGAAAATACTATGTCGACCAGACTTGTGTTCCCTGTAACGATTGCATCAAAGAGGCGCCTGACCTTCTACAATACAATGCGGACGAAACGCACATATTTTTCAAAAAACAACCGACAAATGCTTCTGAGGAAAAACAAGCAAAAGCAGCGATGGCAATGTGCCCAGTGGATGCCATTGGCGATGATGGAGAATAA
- a CDS encoding response regulator, whose protein sequence is MTKKNILIVEDEPFLGLNIKQKIESFGFHVIAVVPSGDEAFQIVSEKVPDLILMDINLEGSLDGIETAESLRDQFSVPVLFLTGFLDEISRHRIDQNPSYAYLMKPFSTDQLKEAVSGFMA, encoded by the coding sequence ATGACGAAAAAGAACATCCTCATTGTCGAGGATGAACCATTTCTGGGGCTGAATATCAAACAGAAAATCGAATCATTTGGTTTTCATGTGATCGCCGTTGTACCCTCGGGTGATGAAGCATTCCAGATCGTCTCTGAAAAAGTCCCAGATCTCATTCTGATGGATATCAATTTGGAAGGTTCTCTTGATGGGATCGAGACTGCCGAATCTCTTCGGGATCAGTTTTCTGTACCAGTTCTGTTTTTAACAGGATTTCTAGACGAAATATCTAGACATCGAATCGACCAAAACCCTTCTTACGCGTATTTAATGAAACCTTTTTCCACAGACCAACTGAAAGAAGCAGTTTCAGGTTTTATGGCTTAG
- a CDS encoding TlyA family RNA methyltransferase: MQKEKIRLDAFLVREGYAKDLKFAQSLILSGSVLINDIIVSKVGTLVSPKDKVRTKEKIKTYVSRGAYKLLGAFNHWKNISVNGKSCLDLGASTGGFCQVLLEKGASQVYAVDVGYGQLAQKIANDPKVTVFDRTHLKELPKLPIEPLSNPAWITMDLSFISLIAVFEFLLPLFQKYPEIGWKGITLFKPQFEVHPSKLEKGILINSHDIGYTIRKVWHKIKQHDPRIRFLGLTESPIQGADGNREFLILWERYEKN; encoded by the coding sequence TTGCAGAAAGAAAAAATTAGACTCGATGCATTTCTCGTTCGCGAAGGTTATGCGAAAGATCTCAAATTTGCCCAATCCTTAATTCTTTCTGGATCTGTCCTTATCAATGATATCATCGTTTCGAAAGTAGGAACCCTCGTCTCACCAAAAGACAAAGTTCGTACCAAAGAAAAAATCAAAACCTATGTATCGCGTGGAGCTTACAAACTTCTCGGAGCATTTAATCATTGGAAAAATATCTCTGTGAATGGAAAATCATGTCTGGATTTGGGTGCTTCCACGGGAGGTTTCTGCCAAGTGTTACTTGAAAAAGGTGCCTCTCAAGTGTATGCAGTGGACGTAGGATATGGACAATTAGCACAAAAAATTGCAAATGATCCAAAGGTTACTGTTTTTGATCGTACCCATTTAAAAGAATTGCCCAAATTACCAATAGAACCTCTTTCCAATCCGGCTTGGATTACAATGGATTTAAGTTTTATATCGTTAATTGCAGTTTTTGAATTCTTACTGCCATTGTTTCAGAAATACCCGGAAATCGGTTGGAAAGGGATTACTCTTTTTAAACCACAATTTGAAGTACATCCTTCCAAATTGGAAAAAGGTATACTAATCAATTCACATGATATTGGTTATACGATTAGAAAGGTATGGCATAAAATCAAACAACATGATCCTAGAATTCGATTTTTAGGACTCACAGAATCTCCCATCCAAGGAGCAGATGGAAATCGTGAATTTCTGATTCTTTGGGAACGGTACGAAAAAAACTAA
- a CDS encoding polyprenyl synthetase family protein — translation MSKSFLDILHNSKHLFDSFFESYTQTLFSPKTRITEACLYSLQAGGKRVRPIFVLNSFFDPNDLPKNVSSLKDHSIFLASFAVECIHTYSLIHDDLPAMDDDDTRRGKPTCHKQFDEATAILAGDTLNSLSFYLLSMMEPADGLLIRDMIRILHQGAGMTGMILGQMEDIEEEKNPSATNQEVKLRSIHEKKTGALIESSFLLGNRLRSDWKERETLLSRYAKEIGLLFQITDDILDVEGNLEELGKTPGKDAKAGKLTYPSLFGMDKAKTLRTESVDKAIDLATQLPSLKNEFFLGLPKYIAERKN, via the coding sequence GTGTCAAAATCCTTCTTAGACATCTTACACAACTCCAAACATCTTTTTGATTCTTTTTTTGAATCATATACACAAACTCTCTTTTCTCCAAAAACTCGCATAACGGAAGCTTGTTTGTATAGTTTACAGGCAGGAGGGAAAAGAGTCAGACCTATCTTTGTTCTCAATTCTTTTTTTGATCCAAATGATTTACCGAAGAACGTTTCTTCTTTGAAAGACCATTCCATCTTTCTAGCATCCTTTGCTGTCGAATGCATACATACATATTCTCTTATCCATGATGACCTACCTGCCATGGACGATGATGACACTCGTCGTGGAAAACCTACCTGCCACAAACAATTTGATGAAGCAACAGCAATCCTTGCAGGAGACACTCTCAATTCACTCAGTTTCTATTTATTGTCTATGATGGAACCTGCTGATGGACTTTTGATTCGTGACATGATCCGAATTTTACACCAAGGTGCCGGGATGACTGGAATGATCCTTGGGCAGATGGAAGACATTGAAGAAGAAAAAAATCCAAGCGCCACAAACCAAGAAGTAAAACTCCGATCCATACATGAAAAGAAAACAGGAGCACTGATTGAATCCTCTTTTCTATTAGGCAATCGATTACGTTCCGATTGGAAAGAACGGGAGACATTACTTTCAAGGTATGCGAAAGAGATTGGTCTTTTGTTTCAAATCACAGATGATATCCTCGATGTAGAAGGAAATTTAGAAGAACTTGGAAAAACCCCAGGAAAAGATGCAAAAGCAGGGAAATTGACTTATCCTAGTTTGTTTGGAATGGACAAAGCAAAAACCCTCAGAACTGAATCTGTAGACAAAGCCATTGACCTTGCAACCCAACTCCCTTCTCTGAAAAACGAATTCTTTTTAGGATTACCTAAATACATTGCAGAAAGAAAAAATTAG
- a CDS encoding nucleoside-diphosphate kinase, protein MERTFIMLKPDAVKNKHIGDILQRIEKEGFKILGMKFLKLSLEDAKQFYAVHAARPFYNDLCTYMASGPIVACALERENAVAHWREVIGATDPKEAKAGTIRALFAESKEANAVHGSDSVANALQEIAFFFKGYELN, encoded by the coding sequence ATGGAAAGAACTTTTATCATGCTTAAACCCGATGCAGTGAAAAATAAACACATCGGTGACATCCTTCAAAGAATCGAAAAAGAAGGATTTAAAATCCTAGGAATGAAATTCCTAAAACTCAGCCTTGAAGACGCAAAACAATTCTATGCAGTCCATGCGGCTCGTCCATTTTACAACGACCTTTGCACATATATGGCATCTGGTCCGATCGTTGCTTGTGCGCTAGAGCGTGAAAACGCCGTTGCTCATTGGAGAGAAGTGATCGGAGCAACAGATCCTAAAGAAGCAAAAGCAGGAACCATCCGTGCACTTTTTGCTGAAAGTAAAGAAGCAAATGCGGTTCACGGCTCTGACTCTGTCGCAAACGCATTACAAGAAATTGCGTTTTTCTTCAAAGGATATGAGCTTAACTAA
- a CDS encoding cation:proton antiporter, protein MKTRSSVFYGFTLLLFGSLGYYLLQAGSALESAKNLTIAASEHLDTENFLNRFHHPLALLFIQIIIVCGLARFVGYLFTRKLKQPSVMGEIVAGILLGPSLLGYYFPETMGFLFPASSLPTLGTLSQIGLVLFMFIIGMELDLSVLKNKAHSAIIISHASIIFPFFLGMTLAYFFYTDYAPKNVGFLSFSLFMGIAMSITAFPVLARILQERNLTRTPLGAMVLTCAAADDITAWILLAIIVTISKAGNLNTALFTIGLSFAYILTMIYLIAPFLKRLGSIYISRENLTRTAVALILMILFLSSLTTEVIGIHALFGAFLAGVIMPAEGNLKKLIAEKIEDIAVILFLPIFFVITGLRTEVTLLNGSHLWFVFGLVLLVAVVGKFFGSAFAAKIAGSNWEDSLSIGALMNTRGLMELVVLNIGYDLGILSPEIFAVFVLMALVTTLSTGPLLDGIQKFFARTSITTYPEKPSDSKLRVLVAFAQEKMGKSLVRFAFSLSGNQKKNLEIIALHISPNDSLSNEEIRKYRDASFEAIRQTGSSLGIHVQTEYRITDNVTYEIVNFAKIKHSDILLIGAAKPLFSRSYTGGKIKGILNYCPATVGVLIDNGLETIERVAILHKGDKDPILGFAQKLTSLKGMKSNKIKVENLIQPETDLNPYPIAINQITGYSLILIDLNVWEELGFEKMDLLPTSFLLVRFLTT, encoded by the coding sequence ATGAAAACTCGTTCTTCTGTTTTTTACGGCTTCACTTTATTATTGTTCGGATCCTTGGGATATTACTTACTCCAAGCTGGCAGTGCATTAGAATCCGCCAAAAATCTAACGATTGCAGCAAGTGAGCATCTAGACACAGAAAACTTTCTCAACCGCTTCCATCATCCTCTCGCTTTACTTTTCATTCAGATCATCATTGTTTGTGGATTGGCACGTTTTGTCGGTTACCTCTTCACGAGAAAATTAAAACAACCATCAGTCATGGGAGAAATTGTGGCTGGGATTTTACTCGGTCCCTCGCTTCTCGGATACTACTTCCCCGAAACGATGGGATTTTTATTCCCAGCAAGTAGCCTTCCAACTCTTGGAACTCTCAGCCAAATTGGACTCGTCTTATTTATGTTCATCATAGGAATGGAACTTGATCTTTCCGTTCTTAAAAATAAAGCTCACTCAGCGATTATCATCAGTCATGCGAGTATCATCTTTCCTTTCTTTTTAGGGATGACGTTAGCATACTTCTTTTATACAGACTATGCTCCCAAGAATGTTGGATTTTTGTCTTTTTCCCTTTTTATGGGAATTGCGATGAGTATCACAGCGTTTCCAGTCCTTGCTCGCATTTTACAAGAACGAAATCTCACACGCACACCGTTAGGTGCTATGGTTTTAACTTGTGCGGCAGCTGATGACATCACTGCTTGGATCCTCCTTGCAATCATCGTGACCATATCCAAAGCAGGAAACCTTAACACAGCCTTATTCACAATTGGTCTGTCTTTTGCCTATATCTTAACCATGATTTATTTGATCGCACCGTTTCTCAAACGATTGGGATCCATTTATATTTCGCGTGAGAACTTAACAAGAACGGCTGTTGCCCTCATCTTAATGATTTTATTTTTATCCTCTCTCACAACAGAAGTGATTGGGATCCATGCTCTCTTCGGAGCTTTCCTTGCTGGTGTCATCATGCCTGCGGAAGGAAACTTGAAAAAACTCATCGCTGAAAAAATCGAAGATATCGCTGTCATATTATTTCTACCAATTTTCTTTGTGATCACGGGTCTGAGAACGGAAGTCACACTTCTCAACGGTTCTCACCTTTGGTTTGTTTTTGGACTCGTGTTACTTGTCGCTGTCGTTGGTAAGTTTTTTGGCAGTGCATTTGCAGCAAAAATTGCTGGCTCCAATTGGGAAGATTCTTTATCCATTGGGGCTCTAATGAACACGCGAGGACTGATGGAACTCGTTGTCTTAAACATCGGTTATGATTTAGGTATCCTAAGTCCTGAAATTTTTGCAGTCTTTGTGCTTATGGCTCTTGTCACCACTCTTTCCACAGGACCACTTCTCGACGGAATCCAAAAGTTTTTTGCAAGGACTTCCATTACAACGTATCCGGAAAAACCATCTGATAGTAAACTCAGAGTACTTGTTGCCTTTGCCCAAGAGAAAATGGGAAAAAGTTTAGTGCGCTTTGCCTTCTCTTTATCGGGAAACCAAAAGAAAAATTTAGAGATCATTGCTTTACACATATCACCCAACGACTCTCTTTCCAATGAAGAAATTCGCAAGTATCGAGATGCTAGTTTTGAAGCGATTCGCCAAACAGGATCTAGTTTAGGCATCCATGTGCAAACAGAATATCGCATTACGGACAATGTGACCTATGAAATTGTGAACTTTGCCAAAATCAAACACTCGGACATTCTCCTGATTGGTGCGGCAAAACCATTGTTCTCTCGTAGTTATACGGGAGGAAAAATCAAAGGCATTCTAAACTATTGTCCCGCAACGGTTGGTGTACTCATAGACAATGGCCTTGAAACCATTGAACGAGTAGCCATACTTCACAAAGGGGACAAAGATCCCATCCTAGGTTTTGCGCAAAAACTCACTTCCTTAAAAGGGATGAAATCGAACAAAATCAAAGTGGAAAACCTGATCCAACCAGAGACGGATTTGAACCCATATCCAATTGCCATAAACCAAATCACCGGGTATTCACTGATTCTCATCGATTTGAATGTTTGGGAAGAGTTAGGTTTTGAAAAAATGGACCTGCTCCCCACTTCATTTCTTTTGGTACGTTTTTTAACCACTTAA
- the coaD gene encoding pantetheine-phosphate adenylyltransferase, which produces MKNIAVYPGSFDPFTNGHLDIIRRAHPLFEEIIIAVAINSKKTSLFSPEERVEMIGKVFQGWDKIKIDSFEGLTVDYCKEKNSRVILRGLRAVTDFDYEYAISLMNKKLAPEIETYFLMADNEYSFVSSTIVKEVARHGRAVSNQVPDVVGEALVKKFSV; this is translated from the coding sequence ATGAAAAATATCGCCGTATACCCAGGTTCGTTTGATCCGTTTACCAATGGACATTTAGACATCATACGGCGAGCTCATCCTCTTTTTGAAGAGATCATCATCGCCGTTGCCATCAATTCAAAAAAAACCTCTCTTTTCTCTCCAGAAGAACGAGTGGAGATGATTGGAAAGGTATTCCAAGGTTGGGATAAAATTAAAATTGATTCCTTTGAAGGACTCACGGTGGATTATTGTAAGGAAAAAAATTCTCGGGTCATCCTTCGGGGCCTTCGTGCGGTGACTGATTTTGACTATGAATATGCAATTTCACTCATGAACAAAAAATTAGCCCCAGAAATTGAAACTTATTTCCTGATGGCAGACAATGAGTACTCTTTTGTGTCATCCACAATCGTCAAAGAAGTAGCAAGGCACGGTCGAGCTGTATCCAACCAAGTTCCAGATGTTGTTGGCGAAGCGCTTGTGAAAAAATTCTCCGTTTGA
- a CDS encoding argininosuccinate synthase, whose protein sequence is MKEKPAPKKIVLAYSGGLDTSVILAWLKDTYGCEVIAFCADVGQKEELTGLEEKGKNTGASKVYIQDLRLEFARDFIFPAIRGNAIYEMRYLLGTSLARPLIAKAMAEVAKKEGADAFSHGATGKGNDQVRFELTFKALSPNLQIIAPWRTWNFGGRADLIEYAKKKGIPVPVTAAKPYSMDRNLMHLSFEGGILEDPFNEPKEDMFILTVSPEKAPDKPTYLELDFENGDCVAIDGKKMNPLEVMETLNGLGGKNGVGRVDIVENRLVGIKSRGVYETPGGTILHIAHRDLESITLDRDTQHKKDELSQEFARYIYNGQWYSNQMNALRAYIDYTQKYVNGTVRIKLYKGNCTVVGRKSNKSLYNAGLSTFEKEELYNQYDAEGFINLYGLPMKEWARVNH, encoded by the coding sequence ATGAAAGAGAAACCTGCTCCCAAAAAAATCGTTCTCGCTTACTCAGGTGGACTCGACACCTCCGTGATCCTTGCTTGGTTGAAAGATACCTATGGTTGTGAAGTCATCGCTTTTTGTGCCGATGTTGGCCAAAAGGAAGAATTAACAGGCCTCGAAGAAAAAGGGAAAAACACTGGAGCGTCCAAAGTGTACATCCAAGACCTCCGTCTGGAGTTTGCACGTGATTTTATTTTCCCAGCCATTCGGGGAAATGCCATTTATGAAATGCGTTACTTACTGGGAACTTCTCTCGCACGTCCTCTCATTGCAAAAGCAATGGCGGAAGTTGCCAAAAAAGAAGGAGCCGATGCTTTCTCTCATGGTGCGACAGGAAAAGGAAACGACCAAGTTCGTTTTGAACTCACATTCAAAGCACTTTCGCCTAACCTACAAATCATTGCTCCTTGGAGAACTTGGAATTTTGGAGGCCGAGCAGACCTCATTGAATATGCTAAGAAAAAAGGAATTCCTGTCCCTGTAACAGCCGCTAAACCTTATAGCATGGATCGTAATCTTATGCATCTTTCCTTTGAAGGGGGAATTTTAGAAGATCCATTCAACGAACCAAAAGAAGATATGTTTATCCTGACTGTTTCCCCAGAAAAAGCTCCAGACAAACCAACCTATTTAGAATTGGATTTTGAAAACGGAGACTGCGTTGCCATTGATGGAAAAAAAATGAATCCACTCGAAGTGATGGAAACCTTAAACGGCTTAGGTGGAAAAAATGGTGTAGGTCGTGTGGATATCGTAGAAAACAGGTTAGTTGGAATCAAATCTCGCGGAGTGTATGAAACACCAGGTGGAACCATTCTTCACATTGCCCATCGTGATTTAGAATCCATCACTCTTGACCGCGACACCCAACACAAAAAAGACGAACTCTCCCAAGAATTTGCTAGATACATTTACAATGGCCAATGGTATTCCAACCAAATGAATGCTCTTCGTGCTTATATAGATTACACTCAAAAATATGTGAACGGAACCGTTCGTATCAAATTGTATAAAGGAAATTGTACGGTTGTGGGAAGAAAGTCCAACAAATCCTTGTACAATGCGGGACTTTCTACGTTTGAGAAGGAAGAACTCTACAACCAATATGATGCCGAAGGGTTTATCAATTTATATGGCCTTCCAATGAAAGAATGGGCAAGGGTGAACCACTAA